CGCTTGTCGGATGGTCGAACGATCTCGGAGTGACCGCGCCGGACGGTGTCGGGCTCTTTTGTGCACGCCATCTGAAACAAGCGCGCCGGTTGCGGCATCTGACCGCCCAACAGGCCGTCGAGCGAATGCGACATCAGCCGAACATCGGGCGATCGAGGTTTGTCCGGGCGAAAGCCCTCCTGTGCCGGCGGACGAACTAAGCCCGTCAGCCGGCGACGCCGCCCTTGTCAGGACGCCGCAACGTTGCCAACACGTCCTCAAGGTGAGGGTCATCCCAGCCATGGATTCGCAACGCGGCGCCGGAGCGCTTGTTATAGGGCTGGTCGAAGACGATATGACGCCAGGCGGCCTGGCCGTTGTTCGTGTCGACTTCCGGCCGATCGTCGATCAGGGCAATTCCGTTGTGGCGGAATTTCTCCCTGTCGATGATCGCCTCACGGACCACTACTTGACCGAAGAGCGGCACGAAGTGGCGCCGCAACCATGCCACTTTGGCGTGAACGGATTGGCTGTTTCGCGACAATGGTGCCGTACACACGCGTGGTCGATAGCCGGCGTCGAGTAAGCGCTGCCAGCCCGCTATCGCCCCGTCGACGAGCGGCAGGTTGAGAAAGAAATCTGGCTGGCTGGTGATGAATTCGATGTCGGCGACGTGGCGCGGATAGTCCTCGACGATGTGGAAATTCTCGCGGACGCGGCGCTCGACTTGTGGCGCAAGGTGATTCAACACCGCGGTGTCGTAATCTGCCAGCACCCCATCCATGTCGACCAATACGACATTGTCAGTGCTGATCATCGCGGTTGTGCGCCAAATTGCGCAGGAAGCGAGCGGGCCAGGAACGCTTGCGCATCGCCGAGCACCGTGTCTGGAGTCATCGTGGTCGTGTCGATGAGGACGGCGGGGATGCCGGCGAATGGCGCTAGCACTTCGACGCCTGCGTTCACGGATTCGTAGAATCTCAACGTCTCCCGGTGCTGTTCGACGATGAACTCGAGGGTCTCGTACTTGTCGCCGTTCCGGTCTGCGGCGATTCGACTGAACGCGACGTTCGGCTCGGCGATCAGGTAGATGGTGGCCGAAGGACGTTCGAGTTCTGAAGGGCGCAGCAACGCGTCGGCCTCCTCATAGGTGACGCCCTGCACGGCTCCGAACACGAAGTTGTCCATCCAGCCACGCTGCGACAGCAGCACGCGATGCGTCCGGCGCCAATCCCGAATCAGGCAATTGGTCAATCGAGCGTCGGCCGCGAACAACAACCGGTCGGTGTGGACGTCTCCGAAGGCTGTTCCCGCGCCCGAAAGGGTCAGACCATCGCGCACAAACCGATGATGCGGCAAGCGAAATCGATATGTAGTTGATTGCGCAGCCAACGCATCCAACAATGTCGTCTTACCCGAGCCATCCAACCCGGTGACCGTAATCCAGGGCGCTACGGGTGAATTCGCGTGCGGTTCGCTGGCACTGGGCGTTGGCAGCTCGGCCCCGCGCATGCTCGGTGAAGCCCTATCCTTGCTCGGCGCGAGGAAACGATTGAGGCTCTGCCATGACAGGCACTTCCGATCATTCCAGTGCGGCCCCCGGGCGAATGCCAAGTCTTGTGACATCCGATCCGCAGGTCAAGTCAACGGCTGTACCGACCCGCTTCGCCACGGCACTACATTGGCGAGCATGAGCACCTTCCGCCGCCGGATCGCCGTGTTCATGGCGATGCTGATCGCCGCCCTCACTGTCGCGCCGTCGGCCACCGCCCAGCCCCCGTTCCGGCTGCCCAGCTACATCACCGACGACGCCCACGTGCTCAACAACGCCGACCGCTCGGCGATCCAGTCGGCCAGCGCAAAGCTGTACGCCGACCGTCGCATTCAGTTGTGGGTGGTGTTCGTCGACGACTTCTCCGGGCAACCGGCCCAGAGCTGGGCCGAGCAGACCGTGGGTCTGAGCGATCTCGGCGACTTCGGCGCGGTGCTGGCGGTGGCGACCGTCGATCATGCCTATGCATTCCTGGTCCCGCGCCGGGTCAAGACGATCGACGCCGGCCAGGTCGACGATCTGCGGCGCAACCAGATCGAGCCCGCGTTGCGCCGCGGTGACTGGAGCGGTGCGGCGGTCGCGGCGGCCAACGGCCTGGACCGCGGGCCACAGTCGCCGAGTTCGGCGCCGCTGTTGATCGGGTTGGGCGTCATCCTGGTCGCGGTACTGGCGCTCTACCTGGTCACTCGTTGGCGGCGCCGCCGGCGGCGGGCCGCGGAACTGGCCGCGGCGCAGCGGGTCGACGCCACCGACCCCGATGCGTTGGCCAGCCTGTCGCTGGGCGCCCTGGACGACCTCTCGCGGTGGAAAGTCGTCGACGTCGACAATGCGGTTCGCACCAGCGCCAACGAACTCGCGCTGACGGTCGAGGAGTTCGGCGAGAAGCGAACCGAGCCGTTCACCCGCGCGGTCGACGCGGCCAAGGCCGCGCTGGCCCAGGCGTTCACTGTGCGTCAACAACTCGACGACGCGATCCCCGAAACCCGCACGCAGCGTCGCGACCTGCTGACCGAAGTCATCGTCGCCGCCGTGCGGGCCGACCGTGAACTGGAATCCCAGCGGGAAGCGTTCGAGGAGATGCGCGACTTGGTGGTCAATGCCCCGGCGCGGCTGGACACCCTGACCCAACAGGTCGTCGAGCTGACCGCCCGCATCGAACCCGCCGAACAGCGAATGACCCAGCTGCACGACGAATTCGCGTCCTCCGCGCTCGCCTCGGTGGTCACCAACGTCGCCACCGCCAAGGACCGGCTGGCCTTCGCCGAGCAGAACCTCAGCCAGGCCCGCGAGAAGGCGGCCAAGCCGGTCAGCGGGGAGCAGAGCGCACTCGTCGACGCCGTCCATGCCGCGGAATCGGCACTGGGACAAGCACGGTCGTTGCTCGACGCGGTCGACAACGCCGCCAGCGACATCCGGCACGCCGTCGCCACCCTGCCGGCGCTGATCACCGATATCCAGTCCGGGATCGGGCAGGCCGATGCGGCGCTGACCGGCACCCAGCGAACCAGGGCGCCGCATCTGCGTGACTTGGCCGCCGCCCGGGACGCGGCGTCTCGCGCGCTGGACACCGCGCGTGCCAGCGGCAGCGCGGATCCGCTCACCGCGTTCAGCACGCTCACCAAGATCAACGCCGACCTGGATCGGCTGCTGGCCACCGTCGCCGAGGAGCAGGCCGCGGCCGAACGGCTCAGCCGAACGCTGGACCAGGCGTTGTTCAGCGCGCAGTCGCGGGTGCGCGCCGTGTCCGACTATGTCGACAATCGCCGTGGCAGCGTCGGGCCTGAGGCCCGGACCCGGCTGGCCGAAGCGAGTCGTCAGCTCGATGCCGCGCAGGAGCAGAAGACGACCGACCTGAACGCCGCAATCACCCTCGCCAACAAGGCCGCATCGCTGGCCACCGAGGCCCAATCCCTGGCGGAGTCGGACGTGCAATCCGCGCAGCTGGCGTACACGTCGCGGTACGGCGGTGGCGGCCACGCCGGAGCAATGATGGGCGGCATCATCATCGGCGACATGCTCGGCGACGCGATGCGCGGGGGCTTCGGCGGCGGATGGGGCGGCGGCTACGGCGACGGATGGGGCCCAACCTCGTTCGGAGGTTCGGACTCGTCCGACGGTGGCTTCATGGGTGGCGGCGGCCGGTTCTGATCAGCGCCTCCGCCTGAAAGTGGTGGACGCGGCAGCTCACCACGCCCTAGTGAGCCGCCGCGTCGACCGGCTCATCATATTGATCGCGTGACCAATAGTGCAAGATATTCCGGAAAATTGGACGCTCAGCAGCCCAACAGCCGCGAGCTCAGATAGTCGACGACCCCGTCGATCGACACCCGCTCCTGCGTCATCGCGTCGCGTTCCCGAATGGTGACGG
This genomic stretch from Mycobacterium paraterrae harbors:
- a CDS encoding 5' nucleotidase, NT5C type yields the protein MDGVLADYDTAVLNHLAPQVERRVRENFHIVEDYPRHVADIEFITSQPDFFLNLPLVDGAIAGWQRLLDAGYRPRVCTAPLSRNSQSVHAKVAWLRRHFVPLFGQVVVREAIIDREKFRHNGIALIDDRPEVDTNNGQAAWRHIVFDQPYNKRSGAALRIHGWDDPHLEDVLATLRRPDKGGVAG
- a CDS encoding TPM domain-containing protein — protein: MSTFRRRIAVFMAMLIAALTVAPSATAQPPFRLPSYITDDAHVLNNADRSAIQSASAKLYADRRIQLWVVFVDDFSGQPAQSWAEQTVGLSDLGDFGAVLAVATVDHAYAFLVPRRVKTIDAGQVDDLRRNQIEPALRRGDWSGAAVAAANGLDRGPQSPSSAPLLIGLGVILVAVLALYLVTRWRRRRRRAAELAAAQRVDATDPDALASLSLGALDDLSRWKVVDVDNAVRTSANELALTVEEFGEKRTEPFTRAVDAAKAALAQAFTVRQQLDDAIPETRTQRRDLLTEVIVAAVRADRELESQREAFEEMRDLVVNAPARLDTLTQQVVELTARIEPAEQRMTQLHDEFASSALASVVTNVATAKDRLAFAEQNLSQAREKAAKPVSGEQSALVDAVHAAESALGQARSLLDAVDNAASDIRHAVATLPALITDIQSGIGQADAALTGTQRTRAPHLRDLAAARDAASRALDTARASGSADPLTAFSTLTKINADLDRLLATVAEEQAAAERLSRTLDQALFSAQSRVRAVSDYVDNRRGSVGPEARTRLAEASRQLDAAQEQKTTDLNAAITLANKAASLATEAQSLAESDVQSAQLAYTSRYGGGGHAGAMMGGIIIGDMLGDAMRGGFGGGWGGGYGDGWGPTSFGGSDSSDGGFMGGGGRF